The following proteins come from a genomic window of Proteiniphilum propionicum:
- a CDS encoding helix-turn-helix domain-containing protein, whose amino-acid sequence MSLSLATFVKTKRKEANLTQQEFAERAGVALTVVRKIEQGKENLSLAKVNQVLMMFGNKLAPVNHKEIEP is encoded by the coding sequence ATGTCATTAAGTTTAGCCACATTTGTTAAAACAAAGAGAAAAGAAGCCAACCTTACCCAGCAGGAGTTTGCCGAAAGAGCGGGTGTAGCACTTACCGTTGTTCGGAAAATTGAGCAAGGTAAAGAAAATCTGAGTTTAGCAAAAGTAAACCAAGTGTTGATGATGTTTGGAAATAAACTTGCACCCGTAAATCATAAGGAGATTGAGCCATGA
- a CDS encoding HipA N-terminal domain-containing protein, producing the protein MRQGKVFYKDDFAGIITETHEGEYQFEYDEAYIQRFPNQPLTFSMPVSDKVYQDNRLFPFFEGLIPEGWLLEIATKSWKLNQNDRMGLLLACCRNCIGAVSIIPITNESDE; encoded by the coding sequence ATGAGGCAGGGAAAAGTATTCTATAAAGATGATTTTGCCGGCATCATCACAGAAACCCACGAGGGCGAATATCAGTTTGAGTACGACGAAGCATATATTCAACGTTTCCCAAATCAACCCTTAACGTTTTCCATGCCTGTTTCGGATAAAGTGTATCAGGATAATCGGTTATTCCCGTTTTTTGAAGGATTAATCCCCGAAGGTTGGTTGTTAGAAATCGCTACCAAAAGCTGGAAACTCAATCAGAATGACCGTATGGGTTTACTTTTGGCGTGTTGTAGAAACTGCATCGGTGCAGTAAGTATAATACCGATAACGAATGAAAGCGATGAGTAA